The following are encoded in a window of Malassezia japonica chromosome 7, complete sequence genomic DNA:
- the JHD1 gene encoding [histone H3]-dimethyl-L-lysine(36) demethylase (EggNog:ENOG503NUDJ; COG:B), with protein MALDARPPCKAEPLDVKQEASAEAAEEEETCPLCTPKDERDKELWVACFQCKTWFHVVCLGLDDVEAYDKWCCAPCQARGYSHKMRGPRRRSKREHATTDYAAIQEGRPPDPLRRWEEYMAHCAPLPDIARRVPASTWTREWLANDAYALDTPTIVPSSPDGVPEIRGMRAPPRTTSIRDIANWVGPETNVEVIDVRTQMSSSSWTLDDWASYFETPAAEREKLLNVISLEVTGTRMEEMVAAPAMVAESDWVERDWPRDKRPAAEDASKWPKVQRYVLMGVQGAFTDFHIDFAASYVYYHVIWGKKVFLFAPPTPANLNAYRAWTSSARQEAEWLGDSLQRLARVEIAAGETMLIPAGWIHAVHTPQDTLVIGGNFLSDFNVAMHWRLEELEIATRVPRKFRFPHLMRLAWYVAQGWSERLPMELAPRVRDGIRHLCRRLAQELETMLETDAEGQRTIPCRTMLYRILVLSYKNYTTL; from the exons ATGGCGCTAGACGCGCGCCCGCCTTGCAAGGCTGAGCCGCTCGATGTGAAGCAGGAGGCgagtgccgaggcggccgaaGAGGAGGAAACGTGCCCGCTGTGCACGCCCAaagacgagcgcgacaagGAGCTGTGGGTCGCGTGCTTCCAATGCAAGACCTGGTTTCATGTCGTGTGCCTCGGTCtggacgacgtcgaggcgtACGACAAGTGGTGCTGTGCGCCGTGCCAGGCGCGTGGATACTCGCACAAGATGCGCGGCCCACGGCGGCGATcgaagcgcgagcacgcGACAACCGACTATGCGGCCATCCAAGAAGGGCGCCCCCCGGACCCGCTCCGCCGCTGGGAAGAGTACATGGCGCActgtgcgccgctgcctgatatcgcgcggcgcgtaccTGCAAGCACATGGACACGCGAATGGCTCGCGAacgacgcgtacgcgctcgacacgccgacTATTGTCCCCTCGTCGCCAGACGGCGTCCCAGAGATTcgcggcatgcgcgcgccgccccgcaCGACGTCGATCCGCGACATTGCCAATTGGGTCGGCCCCGAGACGAACGTCGAGGTGATTGACGTGCGCACGCAAATGTCCTCTTCATCCTGGACGCTGGACGACTGGGCATCTTACTTTGAGACGCCGGCGGCAGAGCGCGAAAAACTTCTGAACGTGATTAGTCTCGAGGTCACCGGCACACGCATGGAAGAGATGGTCGCGGCACCTGCGATGGTCGCCGAGAGCGACTGGGTCGAACGCGACTGGCCACGCGACAAGCGGCCTGCCGCGGAGGATGCAAGCAAGTGGCCCAAAGTCCAGCGGTACGTCCTGATGGGCGTGCAAGGCGCGTTTACCGACTTTCACATCGACTTTGCCGCAAGTTACGTATACTACCATGTGATATGGGGGAAAAAGGTGTTCCTCTTTGCTCCGCCGACGCCTGCCAACCTCAACGCGTACCGCGCGtggacgtcgtcggcgcggcaggAAGCCGAATGGCTCGGCGACTCTTTGCAGCGCCTTGCACGCGTCGAAATCGCTGCGGGCGAGACGATGCTGATTCCCGCCGGCTGGATTCACGCCGTACACACGCCGCAGGACACGCTGGTCATTGGCGGCAATTTCCTCTCGGACTTTAACGTCGCGATGCACTGGCGTCTGGAGGAACTCGAGATCGCGACTCGCGTTCCACGCAAGTTTCGGTTTCCGCACCTGATGCGCCTTGCGTGGTATGTGGCTCAGGGGTGGTCCGAGCGCTTGCCGAtggagctcgcgccgcgcgtgcgcgacgggATTCGGCACCtgtgccgccgcctcgcacAGGAGCTCGAAACGATGCTAGAGACCGATGCAGAGGGACA GCGCACGATTCCGTGCCGCACGATGCTGTACCGGATCCTCGTGCTCTCGTACAAAAACTACACAACTTTGTAG
- a CDS encoding uncharacterized protein (COG:S; EggNog:ENOG503P661) translates to MGAVPSKQDSTSPATEPIDKVDLGNTLAKKLSEATPDPKAPTPDAKRQETLDSAIQDKIHEELSKLRKQEQEMQKKIELALEKENIERQGKPWFGNDKGQSSELLQQELDRVKSQIEKYYKRDLNSFPSLKEARDKVIACYRADNNRTLDCWREVDAFKQAIKGAEKELMAAWNDAHEGTWLDAEEQ, encoded by the exons ATGGGTGCTGTTCCGTCGAAGCAAGATAGCACGTCGCCTGCGACCGAGCCTATCGACAAGGTCGAT ctcggcaacACGCTGGCCAAGAAACtgagcgaggcgacgcccgaccccaaggcgccgacgccggatGCCAAGCGCCAGGAGACGCTCGACTCTGCGATCCAGGACAAGATCCACGAGGAGCTCAGTAAGCTGCGTAAGCAGGAGCAGGAGATGCAGAAGAAGATCGAGCTCGCCCTCGAGAAGGAAAACATCGAGCGCCAGGGCAAGCCTTGGTTCGGCAACGACAAGGGCCAGAgcagcgagctgctgcagcaggagctTGACCGCGTCAAGTCGCAGATCGAAAAGTACTACAAGCGTGACCTGAACTCGTTCCCGAGCCTGAAGGAGGCCCGCGACAAGGTCATTGCGTGCTACCG cgccgacAACAACCGGACGCTCGACTGCTGGCGCGAGGTCGATGCTTTCAAGCAGGCAATCAAGGGCGCGGAGAAG GAGCTGATGGCCGCGTGGAA CGATGCGCACGAGGGTACGTGGCTCGATGCGGAGGAGCAATGA
- a CDS encoding uncharacterized protein (EggNog:ENOG503PKIW; COG:S): MRRGKLDEALGALLGLDHETVTEQVIPYLSTHTTPKMLRLYLQDLIGTSPEAKELTEQYVADRFPKEAPPQPTVEPKHESPRKAHAKPVRVTPSNVASALAASESSAPRSLPPTKEMLELDAAFAMLSMEPTSKEAAAHIPTSRRLCLCQGEKHALAPYAPLCVSCGLILCSALVPAPISPHSACPSCSASPIVPPHTRTQLLSEMVDTREQLVEEQQSREAERRAEVARQRGAGVDSAFPTLGQAPAPTPAAGASKRSRVLHLDMKTHKVTVSRPKEKPKAKQAAVPTSHTAELHTTAEDGSGLVHDYEDDGFRTHYITATPAPAAGPAHGWAAVQPTPLRYVAAESRPAPLAPICSEVYTEVPDLATLLQRKPPGSSADTQRRSKNSAINAGVARAQGRKTGKPSKKR, translated from the exons ATGCGCCGTGGCAAAttggacgaggcgctcggcgcgctgctggggCTGG ATCATGAGACGGTCACCGAGCAAGTCATTCCTTACCTTTCTACGCATACCACGCCCAAGATGCTCCGGTTATACCTGCAAGACCTGATCGGGACGTCGCCCGAGGCCAAAGAGCTCACCGAGCAgtacgtcgccgaccgATTCCCGaaggaggcgccgccgcagccgacgGTGGAACCGAAGCACGAGTCGCCGCGGAAAGCACACGCAAAGCCCGTGCGCGTCACACCGAGTAAtgtcgcctcggcgctcgcggcgtcCGAATCGTCGGCGCCAAGAAGCTTGCCGCCGACCAAAgagatgctcgagctggacgcGGCCTTTGCGATGCTCTCGATGGAGCCCACGTCCAAAGAGGCTGCAGCACATATTCCCACATCGCGCCGACTATGCCTGTGCCAAGGCGAGAAGCACGCCCttgcgccgtacgcgccgctgtGTGTTTCGTGCGGACTGATTCtctgctcggcgctcgtgccggCCCCGATCTCGCCGCACTCGGCATGCccgtcgtgcagcgcaagccCCATCGTGCCCCCCCACACGCGTACTCAGCTCCTCTCCGAGATGGTCGacacgcgcgagcagctcgtcgaggagcagcaaagccgcgaggccgagcgccgtgcagAGGTGGCacggcagcgcggcgcgggggTCGACTCGGCCTTTCCCACGCTCGGCcaagcgccggcgccgacgccggcggcgggcgccaGCAAGCGCAGCCGTGTGCTGCATCTCGATATGAAGACGCACAAGGTGACTGTGTCGCGGCCCAAAGAAAAGCCGAAAGCGAAGCAGGCCGCTGTGCCGACTTCCCacaccgccgagctgcaTACTACCGCCGAAGACGGCTCGGGGCTCGTGCACGACTACGAAGACGACGGATTCCGCACTCACTATATCACGGCCACacccgcgcccgccgcgggACCCGCCCACGGCTGGGCCGCCGtgcagccgacgccgcTACGCTATGTTGCGGCCGAGTCGCGGCCAGCGCCCCTCGCGCCGATCTGTTCCGAGGTGTATACCGAAGTGCCGGACCTCGCGACACTTCTCCAGCGCAAGCCGCCGGGCAGCTCTGCCGAtacgcagcggcgcagcaagAACTCGGCGATCAACGCAggcgtcgcacgcgcccaaggccgcAAGACCGGCAAGCCGAGCAAAAAGCGGTAG